From Candidatus Babeliales bacterium:
TGATATTTCTTGGTTAAGAAATGAAATTAGGCTGTTAAAAGAAGAAATTAGTTTACTTGAAGATGAAAATGAAAATTTAAACTTAAAACTTGAAAAAGAAAACCGAGAACACCGTAAGGAATCTCGAAAGCTTAAAAGCATTATCAATGAGCAAGAAAAAACTATTGATAAGCTAGAATCTAAGGTATATTCAAGTAAAAAAACATCACTGTAGGCTATTTTTTAATAATTAATGCCATAAGAAAATTAGACTAGAACACGTCTATTCTCTTATGGCATTTTTGATTTATATATTGAATTTTAGCGTTAATTTTTGCTATTATTCTATTAGAAAACCAATACAACTTAATTCGTAAAAAAAGGAATTTAATGAAGCTAAAAACATTCAGCTTATTACTATTTTCGTTGTTCATTGCCTCTTCTTATGCTCAAGAAGGTGAACCAGAAGTGCCAATATATTTCCACTATAAAGGCAAAGATGGGGGCTTCGTTGCAATATATACGCATAAGCCAAGGAGAACTTATATTGGCAATGGTATATATTTACTTGCTTATCTTAGTCTTCCTGGAAGGTATAAAGATAGAATATTTATTCCCAAAGAATATGAATATGCTCAGAATGTAGATATAAGTCAGGATAAAAAATTTAAAAAAATCGCCTTACAGTATTTGCCTGCTGGTTGGAAGGCGGAAGATATATGGTTTGGCGGCGATACCGGTGGTTATTTTAGCCATGACTAACAAAGTTCAGATTTAATTTTTTTTAAGCAATTAAATCTTTTTAAGCTTTTTATCAAATCGAGTAAATACCCATGTTTTTATTGACTTTTCTATTTGAAAATTACTATTATTTCTATTAGAAACATCTCGGTGTTTCAGTATTAAAAAAGGAGAGAGTAATGAAGAAAAGTCAAAAATTATCAATACTATTTTTATTTTTAATCACTTTTTTGTTTACAGAAAGTTCCCTTTTTGCTGGAGCAGGTAAAGGGTTTGGGCTCTTCGCTGGTGGTGCAGTCACCGGTGCTCTTATTACAAGTGCGGTAAAAAATGGCCGAGAACGCCGTTATTATCGCGAACCTGAACGTGTGGTGATAGAGCGTCAACAACAACCAGTGTATATTCAGCAAGCTCCTGCTTCTGCTGCTCCTTTAACGCAAAGTTATAACCGTGAATTGCAAGAAACTCGGCAACTTATTCGCGAACAGCAAGAACAATTGGCTGACCAACGAGCTGAAATAAGAAGATTAGAGAGAAAAATTAATAAACAAAAAGTACAAAAGTTAGAAGAAAAGTAAAATGTTGAAAAATAAAAGGTATAGCAATGGATATTATTAAACCATTTAAAATTTATTTATTTTTATTAAGTATAACGTTAACGCCAAATAGTTTTAGTATGGAAGAAGGCAGCTCTGAACCTTTAAAAAAAGTTGGAGAAACTGAAGAAATAAACGCTTTAGAGCAATTACCACCTGAAATTCAGACTTTAATTATAACGGCGATAGCAGAAGGCGAAAATAATCTAAACACAATCATTCATAATTTGATTTCTTTTGCACAAACCAATAAATTTTTTTATGAGTCACTTCAGGATTCACATACAATTGGTGCTATTATTAAAAAATTACAAGAAAAAAATCCTGCTGAACCTTTACTCTATGCGCTAATTTTAGCTCAACTTCCTGGTGCAAAAAAATGGATACAAGAAAAGATAGCTGATCAAAAAATAGAACTAAGCGATCTGGAAAAATATCTTTTTACATTAACACAATCTCCTAATCGATTTCAAAGAATTGTAACAAATTCAATCGGATTTGAATTTAAACCAACGCTACCGATTATTTTTA
This genomic window contains:
- a CDS encoding ankyrin repeat domain-containing protein, whose amino-acid sequence is MDIIKPFKIYLFLLSITLTPNSFSMEEGSSEPLKKVGETEEINALEQLPPEIQTLIITAIAEGENNLNTIIHNLISFAQTNKFFYESLQDSHTIGAIIKKLQEKNPAEPLLYALILAQLPGAKKWIQEKIADQKIELSDLEKYLFTLTQSPNRFQRIVTNSIGFEFKPTLPIIFSIMNAIFKAGINPNIQNHEGYTPLMYAIILENIPMVKFLLSIPEINLNIQNQKDRTAFDVAESIQNKEITKLLQNKKEKNE